The Babylonia areolata isolate BAREFJ2019XMU chromosome 17, ASM4173473v1, whole genome shotgun sequence genome has a window encoding:
- the LOC143291431 gene encoding uncharacterized protein LOC143291431 — protein sequence MTLTSSFTDSTGQEYHRATCSFTGQPLPSDGGQYLLGIDPPGIYSYQNRGNYFDLTSPKDPPELHNCPDDIIEGDDDTCECRASPSDPSALVSWYGSGHAVSNTSTLQLTNVSRSLDGHSYMCSQYWGGFSTDQMMTTVYTLDVKYPPPSPPEISGTTSHTEGDSLSLTCTVTGGNPPVTAVTFYCGTHSDGPDTADGETVVSSVSINSVSARDNGTLCLCFAFWADRPSLYTATSTVTITVVPVTTDSPSTNSPSTNSPKDDSSEKGLAGAVGGAVGGVAVVIIVVLAVVIVVLWKRRREPRYAKTTPRGQQDDDHTYTEMDNYEQINHPAPTATQNERSTVEQHQYENTAGSEDNQQHLPAGNTSTGRPERSSAGHYEIEPETSEPTTSSQDYENTKNTE from the exons ATGACACTGACGTCATCATTcacagacagcacaggacaggaatacCACAGAGCAACCTGTTCCTTCACTGGTCAGCCATTGCCCTCTGATGGTGGTCAATATCTCCTGGGAATTGATCCTCCGGGCATTTATAGTTATCAGAATCGTGGAAACTATTTTGATTTAA CATCCCCAAAGGACCCCCCTGAGTTACACAACTGTCCAGATGACATCATAGAGGGTGATGACGATACCTGTGAATGTCGGGCTTCTCCCTCTGATCCATCTGCCCTGGTGTCATGGTACGGCAGTGGTCATGCTGTCAGCAACACATCAACACTACAGCTGACCAACGTGTCCAGGTCACTGGATGGTCACAGCTACATGTGCAGCCAGTACTGGGGAGGATTCAGTACTGATCAGATGATGACAACGGTGTACACACTGGACGTGAAAT ACCCTCCGCCATCTCCCCCAGAGATCAGTGGAACCACCAGCCACACTGAGGGAGACTCTCTGTCCCTGACCTGCACTGTGACAGGCGGAAATCCTCCTGTTACTGCCGTCACGTTCTATTGTGGAACACACAGTGATGGACCAGACACAGCTGATGGTgagacagtggtcagcagtgtaTCCATCAACTCCGTGTCTGCCAGGGACAATGGCACTCTGTGTCTTTGCTTTGCATTTTGGGCTGACAGACCCAGCCTTTATACAGCAACGTCAACTGTCACCATCACTGTTGTCCCAG TGACCACAGACAGTCCCAGCACCAACAGTCCCAGCACCAACAGTCCCAAGGACGACAGCAGTGAAAAAGGTCTGGCAGGAGCAGTGGGTGGAGCAGTGGGCGGGGTtgccgttgtcatcatcgtcgttttggccgtcgtcatcgtcgtcctgTGGAAGAGAAGAC GTGAACCCAGGTACGCTAAAACCACCCCGCGGGGACAACAGGACGATGACCACACCTACACAGAGATGGACAACTATGAGCAGATCAACCATCCTg caCCAACGGCCACACAGAATGAACGGAGCACCGTGGAACAGCACCAGTATGAAAACACAGCTGGTTCTGAAGACAACCAGCAACATCTGCCTGCTGGAAATACGTCCACGGGAAGACCAGAGAGGTCGTCTGCCGGACATTACGAAATCGAACCTGAAACCAGTGAGCCAACGACGTCCTCTCAGGACTATGAAAACACCAAGAACACTGAGTAA
- the LOC143291379 gene encoding uncharacterized protein LOC143291379, translated as MTLTSSFTDSTGQEYHRATCSFTGQPLPTDGGQYLLGIDPPDIYSYQNHGNYIDLTSPKDPPELHNCPDDIIEGDDHTCECRASPSEPSALVSWYGSGHAVSNTSTLQLTNVSRSLDGQNYTCSQYWGGFSTDQMMTTVYTLDVKYPPPSPPEISGTTSHTEGDSLSLTCTVTGGNPPVSAVTFYCGTHSDGPDTPDGETVVSSVSLNSLSAGDSGTLCLCFALWDDRPSLYTATSTVTITVVPGRN; from the exons ATGACACTGACGTCATCATTcacagacagcacaggacaggaatacCACAGAGCAACGTGTTCCTTCACTGGTCAGCCATTGCCCACTGATGGTGGTCAATATCTCTTGGGAATTGATCCTCCGGACATTTATAGTTATCAGAATCATGGAAACTATATTGATTTAA CATCCCCAAAGGACCCTCCTGAGTTACACAACTGTCCAGATGACATCATAGAGGGTGATGACCATACCTGTGAATGTCGGGCCTCTCCCTCTGAACCATCTGCCCTGGTGTCATGGTACGGCAGTGGTCATGCTGTCAGCAACACATCAACACTACAGCTGACCAACGTGTCCAGGTCACTGGATGGTCAGAACTACACGTGCAGTCAGTACTGGGGAGGATTCAGTACTGATCAGATGATGACAACGGTGTACACACTGGACGTGAAAT ACCCTCCGCCATCTCCCCCAGAGATCAGTGGAACCACCAGCCACACTGAGggagactctctgtctctgacctgcACTGTGACAGGCGGAAATCCTCCTGTTAGTGCCGTCACGTTCTATTGTGGAACACACAGTGATGGACCAGACACACCTGATGGTgagacagtggtcagcagtgtaTCCCTCAACTCCTTGTCTGCCGGGGACAGTGgcactctgtgtctttgttttgcaCTTTGGGATGACAGACCCAGCCTTTATACAGCAACGTCAACTGTCACCATCACGGTTGTCCCAGGTAGGAATTGA
- the LOC143291434 gene encoding uncharacterized protein LOC143291434 isoform X1: MNRAPWNSTSMKTQLVLKTTSNICLLEVRPREDKRICRTDTTKMSLKPHQRPHRMNGAPWNSTSMKTQLVLKTTSNICLLEIRPREDKRGRLPDITKSNLKPVSQRRPLRTMKTPRTLSKPC, encoded by the exons ATGAACAGAGCACCGTGGAACAGCACCAGTATGAAAACACAGCTGGTTCTGAAGACAACCAGCAACATCTGCCTGCTGGAAGTACGTCCACGGGAAGACAAGAGAATCTGTCGTACAGACACTACCAAAATGAGCCTGAAACCA caccAACGGCCGCACAGAATGAACGGAGCACCGTGGAACAGCACCAGTATGAAAACACAGCTGGTTCTGAAGACAACCAGCAACATCTGCCTGCTGGAAATACGTCCACGGGAAGACAAGAGAGGTCGTCTGCCGGACATTACGAAATCGAACCTGAAACCAGTGAGCCAACGACGTCCTCTCAGGACTATGAAAACACCAAGAACACTGAGTAAACCGTGTTGA
- the LOC143291434 gene encoding uncharacterized protein LOC143291434 isoform X2 gives MNRAPWNSTSMKTQLVLKTTSNICLLEHQRPHRMNGAPWNSTSMKTQLVLKTTSNICLLEIRPREDKRGRLPDITKSNLKPVSQRRPLRTMKTPRTLSKPC, from the exons ATGAACAGAGCACCGTGGAACAGCACCAGTATGAAAACACAGCTGGTTCTGAAGACAACCAGCAACATCTGCCTGCTGGAA caccAACGGCCGCACAGAATGAACGGAGCACCGTGGAACAGCACCAGTATGAAAACACAGCTGGTTCTGAAGACAACCAGCAACATCTGCCTGCTGGAAATACGTCCACGGGAAGACAAGAGAGGTCGTCTGCCGGACATTACGAAATCGAACCTGAAACCAGTGAGCCAACGACGTCCTCTCAGGACTATGAAAACACCAAGAACACTGAGTAAACCGTGTTGA